A single genomic interval of Apteryx mantelli isolate bAptMan1 chromosome 19, bAptMan1.hap1, whole genome shotgun sequence harbors:
- the MCRIP1 gene encoding mapk-regulated corepressor-interacting protein 1 — translation MASSPVSRVVYNGKRSGGPRSPGTGSEIFTPAHEENVRFIYEAWQCVERDLRSQMGSERGLVEEYVEKMPNPSLKAFKPVDLGDLKRRNTQDAKKS, via the exons ATGGCCAG CTCCCCCGTGTCCCGCGTGGTCTACAACGGCAAGCGGAGCGGCGGCCCGCGCTCCCCCGGCACCGGCAGCGAAATCTTCACGCCGGCCCACGAGGAGAACGTGCGCTTCATTTACGagg CATGGCAGTGCGTGGAGCGCGACCTGCGCAGCCAGATGGGCTCAGAGCGCGGCCTGGTTGAGGAGTACGTGGAGAAGATGCCGAACCCCAGCCTTAAAG CGTTTAAACCCGTCGACTTGGGGGATCTGAAGAGGAGGAACACACAGGACGCCAAGAAGTCCTAA
- the PPP1R27 gene encoding protein phosphatase 1 regulatory subunit 27: MKDYYSVSMPRYRRLRASRTVRFPNDVVFQDHIRQGDLEQVGRFIRARKVTLDTIYPSGMAALHEAVLTGNLDCVKLLVKYGADIHQRDENGWTPLHMACSDGYADIARYLISLGASPEATNDAGEKPADLVDPEYKELVELFEAATMD; this comes from the exons ATGAAGGACTATTATTCCGTCTCAATGCCCCGGTACAGGAGATTGAGAGCCTCTCGCACTGTGCGCTTTCCCAATGATGTCGTCTTTCAGGACCACATCAGGCAGGGGGACCTGGAACAGGTGGGCAGATTTATACGTGCCAGGAAGGTCACTTTGGACACCATCTACCCTTCTG GCATGGCAGCCCTCCACGAAGCTGTGCTCACAGGGAACCTGGACTGCGTCAAGCTCCTGGTGAAGTACGGCGCCGACATCCACCAGAGAGACGAGAACGGCTGGACGCCCCTGCACATGGCCTGCAGCGACGGCTACGCGGACATAGCCAG GTACCTCATCTCCCTCGGGGCCAGCCCGGAGGCCACCAACGACGCCGGGGAGAAGCCTGCGGACCTCGTGGACCCCGAGTACAAGGAGCTGGTGGAGCTCTTCGAGGCCGCCACCATGGACTGA